The genomic region CATTTTGAGCACACTGAGCAACTTTGTTTCTACCACGACTCATTGATGAGGACACTCGTGGTTGTTCCATAAGCTCATCTAAGGCGTATTGCTCTCCAATAGCCCTTGAGGTAGCTCTCGTCTTAGACGGCATCCTGTACCAAGACAAAGCAATACCATGctcaaaattctaaaattcatGGTTCAAAAATGAGGTTAGCTTACTAAGAACTTGGGAGTTTGTACAACCTTTTATTCATGATTTGTGTTGCAGTCATAAATCAtgaacaagactctacactaATCATAACACTCCATTAGAAGACATAGATTTACTTAAAACATTTTAGAACCTAAGCTTTGATGCAAACTTTATCATGACCTAAACGGGGGAGCCGTGACTGGTGCACGAGTCTAGCAAGTAAAGCCCACAAGACCTGAACAAGATTTAGAAATCTAAACCAAATCATACTACACACAATTAGCCAATGGTTTCCacatcaaatatattcataatataatttaaatccAAATACATATAAGTTGCCCCTTAGCAATTAGTCCatacaaaattttttgaacatTTACACAAGTCATACATTGGCTAACATAATGGGTTCGTATCGCACAACCCTTAGACAGATTTAAATGGCAACATTGTGCCTACACATATCCCAAGTACATATGGATAGGAAACTAAAATTTGAAGGTGGAAGCTAATACATCACAAACTTAGTGGAGTGGACCCATTGGATAGGAGACCTACCATATGCCAAAATTGTCTATCCAAAAGACAACACTAGCCACACACTGTCCAGTGGTCTATTTATTTGTACATGGTACAACAAATGGGTGAGCCATCTAAAACTCAGTGAATGGGTGCAGATAAATCAAACACAATAATACcgataaataaatatatatatttatcggTATTATTGTGTTTGATTTATCTGcacttatatatataacattatCAACGTAAACAAAGTATTCTAACAAATGTCTCCAAAATTTTAAGGCATATCAGTTATCCTTGATAATCATTCAACAAATCTCACAAATCACACATGTACCACTATGCCTCCACAGATAATGCATAAAAAATTAGGCTTACCTTTGAAGCCAATGCAAAGTTAATCTCCATTGGCACACCATAATTACCAAAGCATCATATCAAATTCAACTCACCTCTACCTATTCAAGGCTATATCATATCACTCATAGTTCAAATCGTAATCATACAGTGGTTTTCCTTGGACATAATCAAATCACGTGCGGTGGCCAACTGACGAAGTCAAATCATTCTCATGGGTAAGCTGCTAATGGAGCATCAAATCACACACATGTCAAAAAAATGAGTGGAGGTCAGATCACACTCGGAGTTGAAACATCTAGTAGAGAACAAATCACACTTAGTGTTAAAGCAACTGGTGGAGAATCAAAGTCATCATATGAAGTTACTTGATGGATGGCATCAAAGCACTACAAGCAGGAATCACAAGCGGGACTAATACCACCGTCCTTGTTTATCACCATCCGTGTAGGCGCGGAACATAGTCACAGGGAATAAGACTCtactcaacctcaaatcaaattGATGTATGAAATTCTCATCGATGGATAAAGTACAAATCCACAATATAAGGCCATCATGCCTTTGATATCACATATATATGCCATTCATATCAAAGATCACACTTAATGAGCATCGGATACTAATTAGCTCAATATCGTTCTGTGTCCTTAATCCTTCAAGGTATCAAATACTCATAATCTTTCAAGGGATTAATTGTCTTGAGTAAACTACTCCTAGACATTCATCACATTCAATATACCTTTAGTCTAGGCTCTAACATATGCCACAATGTGGCTTGCACTAAGGCACACATACACATCGCATATAACACACGCACACACAAAGAGTTTACTAGCCTAGGCATATTCCTCTAAGCATACATACATCATTCAAGTACCATGGCAATGCATTAATGATGCTTTTATTCACATAATTAAACCTACTCACAATGACAGTCGAAGGCACTCCCACATCCAAGCTTAACTTTCCAACCTCCAACCATTTTGTAGCTCACCAATGCGTCAATAGCTTTTATTTTCCCCTTGaacaaatcaaaaccaaaattatttcttagctttcaaaaattttcagctTTTCAACTAGGTTTTATTCCAACTACTCATAGTTATAAAACCTAGGTTTCAAATCTTAAGTTCAAAAGCTTAAATCCTTACCTTAAATGCTAGGTTGCTTAAATCTAAACTCCAAATCTCTAgcaaaatgaaggaaaaaataCCAAAGCTGGAACAAATAGGTTTTAATGTCataaattgattaaataaaaaaattaattggtagaaatgcttaattttaaCTCTAAAGTGATTTTCCAAGCTCCAATCTGCTTTAATTGAGCCCAAAAATCAGGTTAGGGTTTATGGTTTTTAATGGGTAAAGAGAGGGaagggtttttcttttgttttaaaacGAGTGGAATATGTCCTAggtcctttttatttttgtaaatacccaaagatgtattgatacattagtgaatgtatcgatacatttgcaCGATTTCTCctcaaatctatcgatacatgaggcaatgtatcaatagatttcaAACAGAATGCTCTCTACTtgaaatctattgatagatttagGAATCTATCGATGCTTTTCCCACAGAATGTTCGCTGCTtcgaatctatcgatacatttggacaatgtattgatagatgttCATCCTAATtcaaatctatcgatatattcttaaatgtatcaatagaaaattctcaaattgcCTCATACTGTTTTGTTTGCCAAGAACGTATCGATACATTagtgaatgtatcgatacattagtgaatgtatcgatacattagtgaatgtattgatagtgaatgtatcgatacattttcctCTTGTATGGACATTTTCAAAACTTCAACttctaaaaaaattcaaattttaacacCCCAAATCATTCATTGTTTAAATCATACCTTAAACAATTATTATAACTCAAAATTCTTATAAATTTACCCTCAAACACATGATCAAATGtctaaacctcaaattttaagattcatcaatcatttttcaaaaaattgcTTAAGTGTTATAATATAAGCTTAATATCACATAATCCACATCAAAATCAGGATTGCTACATCATAACTTTTTCAATTAGGTTTAGAAGTACTATCTTCATCTAATTTATCACGCTacttgtaatttaattaagtgcAAATTGCAAAATGTATGGATGTTGCCAGTGACAAAGTTAGAATTTTAGGTTTGAagaggaaaaaacaaaaaaatgtaatttttgaaggacgaaattataaaatttattaaaaaataagggtaaaattataaatattaaaaaaacaaaagaaatattataaatttttagaacTTTGGAGAGGTGGGGGCCCCTTATAGCCCCCCCTTCCCTCCCTTTGGACGTTGCTATAATAGTTTTTCAATGTAAAAGGACATTAATTATCATCATACTTTAAAATTATACGcataattttattcataaataagaaaaataaattgaattatatttttggatgattgaattattaaattaaatacgaATTGAGTGAAAATTGATCTTCTAACAATTACAAAATTACAAGATTGGTGCTGTTAATGTATATGCATTTATGTCacttaaaaatagaaaatttttgaaaaatatataaagtaagTAGGTACGTGCAACACACGTGGGATTCCATGTccaatcttttttatgatTGAAAATAGATAAGAAGAAGCATAAAAATGGTTTTGCCTTTTATGGTGGGTCGTTGACTTGGTTTTAGGGGCAGCAGGTAATTTGAGTTGTTGTTGGTAGGAGGTAGCCCAGATGGAGATGTCAATGTGAAGGGCTTGGAGCACGCGCATTAGGATGAGTAAAAACTGAGCTGGTCAATGCGATGTGCTGAATTGATAACGGAAAGAACAAAAGCCGCAAGCAGCAAATATTAAGAGATAGGGTTTCTATTATTACTAGGGGTAAGTATTGCTTGTTATAATAAGGCAGGATATGTAAGCAAGTATACAAATCAAGGGTCAAATTTCCCCATCCAATAATAATATATGATGATATCATATCGTCATCCCTCCTCCAAAGCTTCAGCTCCAAAGTCCGAACCCTAACAATTTAAATGCTTGCTACTAGCAATTAATTGTTAATTACTAGTActtttaaaaaacatttaattaagATTCTGTTTTAATTGTTCCGTTGCCCATCCAATGCAAATCAGAACTCAGATCTAAGTCTAGGCTCTCTTGTTTTGCCGTTTCCTAGTATTTGTTATTTGTTAGGTGGTGTAAGTTAGTCCCACGTTGGAGGCTACTGATAGGCTTATGTTTTTCTGGTAAAACacgaaaaacaaaaaaaaaaaattaaagaaagggAAATGGAAGGGAATTCTGGAGGAGGGGGAGGAGGAGGCAGCGGCGGGGCAGACAGAGGAGGTGGAGGTGGAGGAGGAGGAGGGGGAGGAGAAAGAGGAGGAAACGACGTGGAGCTGGTTTGCAAGACACTTCAGGTAGAACACAAGCTGTTCTACTTCGATCTCAAGGAGAACCCACGCGGGCGTTATCTAAAAATCTCCGAAAAGACATCCGCTACCAGGTCCACCATCATCGTCCCTTCCTCTGGCATCTCCTGGTTCCTCGATCTTTTCAATTACTACGTCAACTCCGACGACCACGACCTCTTCAGCAAGGAATTGCAGCTCGACACTAAAGTCTTTTACTTTGACATTGGCGAGAACCGCAGGGGTCGTTTTTTGAAGGTACACTCTCATTACTACATTCACTCAACCACCtcttattatgtttaattgcCCTTAGCTCTAATCAAATTCCGAAACGCGATTTTAATAGAGTAAACTATGAGGACAGAACTTACAGAAACCAAATAACTGGATGAAAGACAAATTTCAGGTCATGAAGAAATCTTGTTTCATGTTGGTGATACTGCCAGGCAATCATTCTAAATTTTCCTTGATTCAATTTCCTTGTCCCACAACTGCCGTCTATTgttgttttctcttttgatGTTAAGATTGTCCCATGGCGTGATAGATAGGGCCTCATTTTTGCTCCAATGTTCTCTTTCCTATATATGAGGTTGACTTTTAGTAGAATCGTTTTGGGGCTTGGATCTCTTCTTGAATTGGAGAATGGCATTCTTAGTTATGATGATATTAGACCTAAGCCTTAGCTTGATAGCACTTTGAATGCTAGACCCCTTTTGTGTTGTTCTTGAACTAGCTATTGTAAATGTTGAACCATTGCGATTATATCATGAGCCCCATCCTTATTAGAATCAAGAGTGGTGAATGATAAATGTTGTCTTTCATCAACCGTGGCCATTGCCGCTATGGTTTCTTCTTTGGTGATTGAAGGTCACCCATCATCAAGTTGCAGAGTAATTGTGACCATGctttcttaaaaaatttcaatttgctGTTCTTCTCGGCTAGATAAGCAAATAGATGAATATGAACTTGCTGGACTTACCCATGCTGGAGAAGTACAAAATCATAGAAGGAAATTTCACTTGATTAGAATGACTTCCCGCGAGCAGGTTGTGAAGGAAATATGCACCTAGCTTTTAAATGTACATCTCTAACACGTTGAGAGCAGACTCTGGAAACTTTTTTCATGTTTGAACTGGACTCATGAGTACACATTTTCATTGATAAGTTTTAAAGTGGAAACCTTTTACCTGAGATGAGTCTATTTAGCACTCCTTGAAACAATGAAATTGCTGAGTCCTTTTTGCATGAGAGCTATATTGTTTCTTGTTAATGAAGCTTTTTTTCCATACCTTCAATTCAAAGGTTTGTTGTAACTCCAAATTTATCTTTATGAGAATGATATCAGCTCTTCCAATTCAATATTTGTTGTCTTTGAAGCCTGAAATGTTGTGTTTGATTCTGTCAGCCTTCTGGCATGAATTGATGATTTTATTCCCAAGCAACCATAATGTTGCCTTGAATCtccaaaaaacttgtttccaGCACCATGATTTTGGTTTGTATTCACTTCATAGTACGTGTGGCTGCTTGAACCTTTGATCAGCTTCTTTTCCATACCTTCAAGTGAAACGTTTGTTGCAACTCAGGATTGTTCTTTCATAAGAATGATATTAGCTTCTGGAATTAAATATTTCTTGTCTACAAAGCCCGACCTTTTGTGCATGATTATCTGAGCCTTTGTTGCTAGCATTGATGATTTTATTCAGAACACTACAATACTGTGTTGAAGCTCCAGATATCTAGTTCCTAACTCCCTGATTTTTGTATGTAGTTTCATTGCAGTACTGTGGCTGCATGATGGCTAATAAacgagaataaaaaaaaaaaaaagaagctgtGGCTGCTTGAACCTTGCATCTGTAATCATCTTGTACTTTGTTGATTCTTGCttaaaaattgagattttcgCTTCcaacttttatttcttataaacTCTGCTATCTTTACCTTCAATTAGAGGTTGCAATTGGATTGGTTGGGTTAGGTTTGGATTTAGGCATTTCTAGTTTTTACTTCTTAGTCCGTTTGAGGTTTTAGGTTGATAAAGTTCAGGTTGTTGCCTTTGAGTCTATTCTTTCTGGGTTAAATTGGGTTTGAATAGGTCTTTGGTTTGGGCTCAACTTGTTCCTGTTACTTAGCCTGTAGATAGTAACTGTGTTCATATCTGGGCTAGGTTGTTTTGAGACATATCAGGTTTGGTGTTATTGATCTCTGTAGTAAATTTGGATTGCTCAAGTAGAGTTTTGGGCAAATTGAGTGCGTCATTGGAGTCAAGTTAGCTTTTGCCTTCTTGACTTTAAGAATTTTAGTAAGGGGCATCTCAATAACAACTTGGAGTGCAATAAGGGTGAAAAAACATTGATTCTCCCCATTTCATCTTACTATCTGCAAGATTCTTCAAAAGCAGAAATGTCTTCACATATGTCTAATTTCATACCAAAGGATAACAATAAATCTCTGCCCATCTCTTTGAATTGACCTTCATCTTCATCTAACTTGTCATGATGTCAACTTCTCATAGTCATCATTAAACTATTGGTTGAGAATTTTCTCAAGCCTCTTTTTTCccgttatttttaaaaaatattattttcccACATTATGTGTTGTTGTTTGATGATTGCCCTTTTCTTGAGAGGCATTCTTTCTTAAGCCCCTGCTTCATAAGCAAATTTCTAGAAAAGCCAACCACAAATCTCGGTTTTTTTAAGCCAAAAACAGGTTGCTGTTACATGTATTTACTGATAAAGGAGACAGGTCAGAGGCTGAACCTATTACCAATAAAACACAGACTTGGACAGACCCATGCTTCCTTGACTTCCAAACTTGACATATTAATAGATGAACAGGTGGATTCAGATGCCATCAAACAACCCCTGATGCAAGTTCCTTTCCTTTATCCTAAGATTTCAAAActggttaaaaaaaaaaaaaaactaaaatgaatGCAAAGAAATTCGAAGGAAGAACCTACTGATCTTGCAAGGAATGCAAGAAAGAGTTCAAGTGTCAAACAAAATAGAGATGGGCAGCCATGGAAGGGGTATTCTTTGAATCGAAGGGATAACtgctgtttcttcttcttcatagTAACAGAGGACACAGGATGCTTCTCTGTTTTTGGGTTTCTCTCTCCTAGTGCTGGGTGACTTCTTTCATTTAAAGGCCCTGAATTCCTTCAGAAAGAAACATCAGTCTGATGAACAATCAGGCTAATTTAGTTGAAAGAAATGTTGATGCAAGGGTAGGAGGAAAAGGTATTTTGATTGGAAGGGAGGGATCAATTGCGAAAAGAGATTGAAAAGGGTTAATGGTGtagagaaggaaagaaagtgCAGTGGAGGAAGTTAGGACTTGCTATGGGAGAGGTAGGGTGGAAAAGGTTGTAGAAGCCTCAATCTTGGCAGTGACTTCTCTATTCTTATGTTTAGGTTGCTCTAACAggagttttgtttctttcttctatgGTTATGGCCACCGAAGGAATTGGTAAAAGTTCATTGTTTctagataaaaataaactcaTCTCTCAAATCTTGCATATGATATAATTCCTGGTTGAGTTTACTGAGGAAATACCCTTCTCATTTGCTTAGTCCTAATTCTCATATGAAAGCCTTTTATCCATATTTTAAGGTTCAAACTAGATGAATGAGTATTCAAGACAACTGTTCTTTTGTGCataatattctttctttttggtgTTTAATAGTTGCATAAATTGTTCGTGACAAAGATGCAATAGAAGAAGCTACAACAATTTTGCAACAAGGTAACATtgcaaaatgacaaaaaaataaaataaaataagaaagataGCAAAGTCTTACAATTGATTTACTTATCATATTAATCAACAGAAGTACATTTAAATCTCATCTTTTTtgttaactttttctttttgcctaaattattgattttttaattagatTGTTCTAGATTATTTATCCATGGTGTTAATCTTGCCTCACCTAAAGTTAAATTCCAAGCTCTGCTGTAAATAATTGCTGAAGTTAATCTGCTTGATTGACATCCTACTTTTCATGCAAACCAAAAGCATGATAAGCCCAGTTCATGATAGTGTGTTATGAAACACAAAGAAGAATATTTGGTGCATTGGTTTCTATCTACAAATACCCCTAATATTCTACCATAAACTTACTCTTCAAGTAAAATTGCTTCTAAAATATTTCTAAACAATGTAGCATCCTACTAATACCTTAATTACAATTTAGAAGTAAAAGAAACGATAAATCGGATttaaatatagaaaaaatgaaacataCAAAGTTTTGCTATTAAAACCTATTCAATTGTTTTGCAcacacaaataaaaaaaaacttattcaatggtttctttttggttagtaagtaaaattttatccCCAACAAAGTGAAAAGAATACCTCTTACAGCACTAAAACAAGAAACTGAGCTTATGTATGTGCAGTAAGTACTGTATTCTAACAagaatataaaattcaaaagttgATACAACAGTTTTTAATGGTTTTGATGAAAGCAGCttcatcaaaaatttcttcttgAAAGTTGTCATTCCTCTACATCCACAAATGCCAGGCAGCAAAAGTTTAACACTGTATCATATTTGTAAGGATAGAGTTTTAAATAGcagtttaaaataaattattaatcttacCAAGAGGcattcctttttatttttgtagcAATAAAGAAGCTTCCCAAATTGCTCCAGTGGCATcacattcaaaaaaaaaaaaagtttctcaGTCTCTGAGTTCTTATGATATGCATTCAGAGGTTTTTGACCGAAGTTTGTCCTTTACAAATGCTTTCAGTTTGCAATGGTTTTGATTGAGTAATCTAAGGTGGCGTATGTAGATCCTTCTTTTCATAGAAACTAGTCTTTTGAGTTGTCAGGTTGAATTTGTGATCTCTTCAGCTGGATAAATCAATACTTCCAACTTTCTTCCAAAGAATGCTCCTCAAGATTGCACATTTCAATCTTCTCAATCCTCCacaaatttcttcttttctgatgaacttttcctttttgcttcCATGGCTTTAGAAATAACTTTTTGAATGATAGGTAAGCAATCAATTTTGGGGACTGTTGAATATGTTTTACAATCAATGTTTTCTCTTTGTGTCTATTGGATTTTGTCATAATTGTTCTTCCTTTTGCTCTTCCTCAGCTTGAAAAGCAACTTTTGCTATGATGTGTACGTGACTGGTTGAGGGCAAATAATACTTTGCTTATTTTTTTCTGCCAATCTCAACTTGAACTTAAAGCAGGTTTTCTGTTCTCCTACCTTGAATATAAATTACGCTTTGATCCTTACATAAGTTTAAAAATAAGCATTATTCATCTTCTCTAGTAtgaacaatattttttcataGTGACATAAGAAATATTCCATAGCCAACAATCTTTTGAATCTGGTTTAAGAATGAATTTTCTCTTACCTTGTCGAGCCTTGTactataataattattctacTAAGTCTTCAAAATTGTAGAATgcaattaattttaagaatcTTCTACTGGATAAGAAATTTGTGATCAACGTAGCAGTTGGTTAATGCCCTTGTACTCATTTTGATACTAACTGTTGCTGAATGAAAGGAAAGAGGCTGTTACATGACTTAACAACTTGTGAAAACACAAAGGTTAAGCAtcgtatttttataaattctgAAAATGATGAACAATGGTtccacccccccccccaacCCCCCCNNNNNNNNNNNNNNNNNNNNNNNNNNNNNNNNNNNNNNNNNNNNNNNNNNNNNNNNNNNNNNNNNNCCCCCCGGGGCCCtttcaattttcttatttctatgCCTAAAACTATATTCTAAAAACTCCTAAAATTAGCACCCATTTGATACCCCAATTTGGCAAATAATGCCATGGAaacaattcaaaaatttagattctatatgataaaaattttaataaaatgaatCCAATGACTATGATCATATAGCAAAAAATGTTTTACATCTAGATTTGTAGGTGTCTTGAAAAAGTTAAGAGACATCATGTTTCCCAATTGCATGGCAAGATTATCCACTTTTAATAGCACTGCAACATGTCCCTGATTCCTTACCTTGCAAGGTGTATTTTCCACCTTTTATGGGAAACTTTCTGGAGTCTTGAGATTCTACGATGCTCATCTGTCGGAACTTCCCATGAGAGGCTTAGAAAAAGGTTGAGTATAGCTTTAATGGCCTTCGCTAAAAAGAACTATATCTTTAGTACTTATCTTTGAATTGCCTCTGCAAGggaaagaaatttaaaaataaaataaaatggatgaaGAAAATGTCAAGTATGTACTTACAGTTTGTGAGTAGAAATTTCTGGTAATCTTATTAACTTTTTATCTGGTCAACGAGTGGGGAAATGCCAATCGTAGGAAAATGGAGTTCATTATGATTGTGTTTAACTGAATGTGCAGGTTGAGTCTTGGTAAAGTTCATCCAAGTTGAGATTAGCAGTTTAGATTGTTTATTAGACGGGGTTATTGTGCTAGATTGTTATTGAATATCACTTTGCTGTAAATAGTTTCTGATTGGTAAATCTTCTGGATTCTTATataaatggaaagaaatacagaaatcaattttatatGTATCTTTCTAAATGCTTCACAACAGAAAAAATGAGGACAGCCTTAGTCTTGCTTTGCACAGGCTGTTTCTGCTATGTTACTAAGACTTGGGCGATAAGTGTCCGATATGGTTGTCTGTCTGATAGGGGAACGTTCAATTTTTTCTAAGTTTTTTCTTGTATTTAGAGGGTCCACCTCCATATCCATGTCTATCATATATGTGTCAGACACATGTAATTCAAGGAATGAAGAGTTGCAGTAACATAGTTTTCTAAATTTGAACATTCAAAAGTCCtggcacacacacacacacacaaaaccaaaaaaaaataaaaatccctGCTAAGTAACAAAAGATAGAAGAAATTTGAACTGAAGAGCAATGAAATCATTCTCATAAATTCCTTTTGGAATTTTGTAAGATCTGGCAGTTATTGTATTTTCTTTAGAATAATGCTAGAACATAGACATGTATTTAAACACATGAATACACATGCATACTTGTGAGCGCTCACAAGAGTGCATGTTTGTGACCATTGTAGTGCctctaatttctttttttggttatagtgttttgtttttttttataatatatatcttGACTTTGATTCTTTGCATTAACTCTGAATATTTGGAAGATAGTAAAAATCAGAAGTTAGCTcatcaccattttcaaaaaatgtttctctaatAAAATTGTCTTGTGAAGGTATCTGAAGCATCTGTCAGCAGAAACCGCAGTACCATTATTGTGCCTGCAGGAAGTACCAGGGATGAAGGGTGGGCAGCATTCAGGAACATATTGGCAGAGATCAA from Theobroma cacao cultivar B97-61/B2 chromosome 9, Criollo_cocoa_genome_V2, whole genome shotgun sequence harbors:
- the LOC18589563 gene encoding transcription factor Pur-alpha 1; this encodes MEGNSGGGGGGGSGGADRGGGGGGGGGGGERGGNDVELVCKTLQVEHKLFYFDLKENPRGRYLKISEKTSATRSTIIVPSSGISWFLDLFNYYVNSDDHDLFSKELQLDTKVFYFDIGENRRGRFLKVSEASVSRNRSTIIVPAGSTRDEGWAAFRNILAEINEASRLFILPNQQTSEPSERLVGLSDDVGAGFISGHSSQPASTSELNVDRSVDLPAQDEIGNMGVSKVIRADQKRFFFDLGSNNRGHFLRISEVAGSDRSSIILPLSGLKQFHEIVGHFVEITKDRIEGMTGANVRTVDPPQR